A stretch of the Aggregatibacter sp. HMT-949 genome encodes the following:
- a CDS encoding DciA family protein, whose protein sequence is MEYKSERYQKAVNIVDVMEQSSFAKMMRKGLAIHELNQQFTRTFPPQFLGKFRIGAIKGETLFIEVANAVVRQGILFRQAELLALVQQDYPQVEKFEIRINPAF, encoded by the coding sequence GTGGAATACAAGAGTGAACGTTATCAAAAAGCGGTAAATATTGTGGATGTGATGGAACAATCGTCTTTCGCTAAAATGATGCGAAAAGGACTGGCTATTCACGAATTAAATCAGCAATTTACCCGCACTTTTCCGCCGCAATTTCTGGGTAAGTTTCGCATTGGTGCGATAAAAGGAGAGACGCTTTTTATTGAAGTGGCCAATGCCGTTGTGCGGCAAGGGATTTTGTTTCGCCAAGCGGAATTATTAGCTTTAGTTCAACAGGATTATCCTCAAGTAGAAAAATTCGAAATTCGGATTAATCCCGCGTTTTAG
- a CDS encoding Dam family site-specific DNA-(adenine-N6)-methyltransferase, with protein MLRPKKQTKPKIKHRPFLKWAGGKFRLTDDINKTFPKKKQCLIEPFVGAGAVFLNSNFERYILADINPDLINLFNIVKENVDDYIEACKPIFFAEEANSAGYYYAKRQQFNDSQDPFERSVLFLYLNRFGFNGLCRYNSKNEFNVPFGAYKTHYFPEDELRYFAHKAQNAVFLCGDFQQTFELADKNSVIYCDPPYAPLQQDSNFTGYAGNEFGLEHQRVLAELAKRAQKEKQIPVLISNHDTKFTRGIYKDAKLKRVKVQRSISQNSEKRIKVKELIAIF; from the coding sequence ATGCTACGTCCGAAAAAACAAACAAAGCCCAAAATTAAACATCGCCCGTTTTTAAAATGGGCGGGCGGTAAGTTCCGTTTAACGGACGATATTAACAAAACCTTTCCCAAGAAAAAACAATGTCTTATTGAGCCTTTTGTCGGGGCGGGAGCCGTGTTTCTCAATTCTAATTTCGAACGCTATATTTTGGCGGATATCAATCCCGACTTAATTAATCTGTTCAACATTGTGAAAGAAAACGTGGACGATTATATCGAAGCTTGCAAACCAATTTTCTTTGCTGAAGAGGCGAATTCGGCAGGTTATTATTATGCGAAACGGCAACAATTCAATGATTCCCAAGATCCCTTTGAACGTTCGGTACTTTTTCTCTATTTAAATCGTTTCGGCTTTAACGGATTATGTCGCTACAACAGCAAAAACGAATTTAACGTTCCTTTCGGTGCATATAAAACGCATTATTTTCCGGAAGATGAGTTGCGCTATTTTGCTCACAAAGCGCAAAACGCGGTATTTTTATGCGGAGATTTTCAGCAAACGTTCGAACTGGCGGATAAAAACTCGGTCATTTACTGCGATCCGCCTTATGCGCCGCTACAGCAAGACTCTAATTTTACGGGATATGCCGGTAACGAATTCGGTCTTGAACACCAACGCGTCTTAGCAGAATTGGCAAAGCGCGCTCAAAAAGAAAAACAAATTCCGGTTTTGATCTCCAATCACGACACCAAGTTCACACGCGGAATCTATAAAGATGCAAAATTAAAACGCGTAAAAGTGCAGCGTTCTATCAGCCAAAATTCAGAAAAGCGCATAAAAGTGAAAGAATTAATTGCAATTTTTTAA
- the aroB gene encoding 3-dehydroquinate synthase, producing MLCVNVELQERRYPILIGSGLLQDERNYPLKQGDRVMIVSNPTVAQFYLDTVTQALEKRGCTVDQVLLPDGEKYKTLESLNLIFSALLKGNHGRDTTIVALGGGVIGDVAGFAAASYQRGVRLIQIPTTLLSQVDSSVGGKTAVNHEFGKNMIGAFYQPSMVLIDTLTLKTLPKREVNAGLAEVIKYGAILDDAFFTWLEKHIDELVALEPQALQHCIARCCQIKADVVARDEMEKGERALLNLGHTFGHAIETHLGYGNWLHGEAVAAGMMMAAALSAELGNISVADVSRLEKLLARANLPTISPDTMQPEDYLPHMMRDKKVLAGKLRLVLLKSLGQAYVATDTAKDLVLKAIRRCTQTD from the coding sequence ATGTTGTGCGTAAACGTAGAATTACAAGAGCGTCGTTATCCGATTTTAATCGGTAGCGGTTTGTTGCAAGATGAACGCAATTATCCGCTGAAGCAGGGCGACCGCGTGATGATCGTAAGCAACCCTACGGTCGCGCAGTTCTATTTGGATACGGTTACGCAAGCCCTTGAAAAACGCGGTTGCACGGTGGATCAGGTGTTATTGCCGGACGGCGAAAAGTACAAAACGCTTGAATCGTTAAATCTGATTTTCAGTGCACTGTTAAAAGGTAATCATGGGCGCGATACCACCATCGTCGCCCTTGGCGGCGGGGTGATCGGCGATGTGGCTGGCTTTGCCGCGGCGAGTTACCAACGTGGCGTACGCCTAATTCAAATTCCGACCACGTTACTTTCGCAAGTGGATTCTTCCGTCGGCGGTAAAACGGCGGTGAACCATGAATTCGGTAAAAACATGATTGGCGCGTTTTATCAACCGTCTATGGTATTAATTGACACCCTTACGCTTAAAACCTTGCCTAAACGGGAAGTCAATGCGGGGCTAGCTGAGGTGATCAAATACGGCGCGATTTTAGACGATGCATTTTTTACATGGCTGGAAAAGCATATTGATGAGCTTGTAGCGTTAGAACCACAGGCACTGCAACACTGCATCGCTCGTTGTTGCCAAATTAAAGCGGATGTAGTGGCGCGCGACGAAATGGAAAAAGGCGAACGTGCGTTGTTAAATTTAGGCCATACTTTTGGTCATGCTATCGAAACCCATCTTGGCTACGGCAACTGGTTGCACGGCGAAGCGGTAGCGGCCGGTATGATGATGGCAGCGGCGCTTTCCGCAGAATTGGGCAACATATCCGTTGCCGATGTTTCCCGTTTGGAAAAATTGTTGGCGCGCGCCAATTTGCCTACCATCTCGCCGGATACGATGCAACCGGAGGATTACTTGCCGCATATGATGCGCGATAAAAAAGTGCTTGCCGGCAAATTACGTCTGGTACTACTCAAATCGCTCGGTCAAGCTTATGTGGCAACAGACACCGCTAAAGATCTCGTCTTAAAAGCGATTCGTCGTTGCACTCAAACGGACTAA
- the aroK gene encoding shikimate kinase AroK — protein MAEKRNIFLVGPMGAGKSTIGRQLAQQLNMDFIDSDAVIEERAGADISWIFDLEGEEGFRKREERIINELTQLQGIVLSTGGGAVMSKENRNYLSARGIVIYLQTTVEKQFQRTQRDKKRPLLQGAEDPRQVLENLAKIRNPLYEEIADITLPTDEQNARVMVNQIVDLIDNLNGLNNSI, from the coding sequence ATGGCTGAGAAACGTAATATTTTTTTAGTAGGCCCGATGGGCGCGGGAAAAAGCACGATTGGTCGTCAGTTGGCACAACAACTTAATATGGATTTTATCGATTCCGATGCGGTGATCGAAGAACGCGCCGGCGCGGATATTAGTTGGATTTTTGATTTGGAAGGTGAAGAAGGTTTTCGTAAGCGTGAAGAACGTATTATTAATGAACTGACCCAATTGCAAGGCATTGTGCTTTCCACCGGCGGCGGTGCGGTAATGTCGAAAGAAAACCGCAATTATTTATCCGCCCGTGGGATTGTGATTTATTTGCAAACCACCGTGGAGAAACAATTCCAACGTACTCAGCGCGACAAAAAACGCCCGCTTTTGCAAGGCGCGGAAGATCCGCGTCAAGTGCTGGAGAATTTAGCTAAAATTCGCAATCCTTTATACGAAGAAATCGCGGATATTACATTGCCGACCGATGAACAAAACGCTCGGGTAATGGTAAATCAAATCGTTGATTTAATTGATAATTTAAACGGATTAAACAATTCAATCTAA
- the mutH gene encoding DNA mismatch repair endonuclease MutH — translation MTPQTLEQLLQRAQAIAGLTLGELADELHVAVPPDLKRHKGWVGMLLETALGATAGSKAEQDFAHLGVELKTLPINEQGFPLETTFVSLAPLAQNCGVQWEHSHVRHKLSRVLWMPVEGGRHIPLRERRIGAPILWQPNEEQERRLKQDWEELMEYITLGRLTQITARIGEVMQLRPKGANSQAITKGIGANGNLVETLPLGFYLRKEFTAGILADFLKS, via the coding sequence ATGACACCGCAAACTCTCGAACAACTCTTACAACGCGCGCAAGCCATTGCCGGGCTGACGCTCGGTGAGCTTGCCGACGAATTACATGTTGCCGTGCCGCCGGATTTAAAACGCCACAAGGGCTGGGTGGGTATGCTGTTGGAAACCGCATTAGGCGCGACCGCCGGCAGTAAAGCAGAACAAGATTTCGCTCATCTCGGCGTTGAACTCAAAACGTTACCGATTAACGAACAAGGCTTTCCGCTCGAAACGACCTTCGTCAGTCTTGCGCCGCTGGCTCAAAATTGCGGCGTACAATGGGAACATTCTCACGTTCGTCACAAACTTTCCCGCGTACTTTGGATGCCCGTTGAAGGCGGTCGTCACATTCCCTTACGCGAACGTCGCATTGGCGCGCCAATTTTATGGCAACCGAACGAAGAGCAAGAACGCCGCCTGAAACAGGATTGGGAAGAATTGATGGAATACATCACGCTGGGACGATTGACGCAAATTACCGCACGCATCGGCGAAGTCATGCAGCTAAGACCGAAAGGCGCCAACAGTCAAGCGATAACTAAAGGCATCGGGGCAAATGGGAACTTGGTAGAAACCTTGCCTTTGGGGTTTTATTTGAGGAAAGAATTTACCGCCGGCATTTTAGCGGATTTTTTAAAAAGTTAA
- a CDS encoding methylated-DNA--[protein]-cysteine S-methyltransferase, with the protein MTESYYTYCPSPIGDLLILSDGEHITHVDFEKEQYAPNPKWIKRNDLPLFQKVHSAFKRYFDGEPETFADIPLKTEGTAFQQAVWQALRGIGYGKISSYGELAQIIDKPKAVRAVGGAVGSNPISIIIPCHRILGKDKTLTGFGGGLAAKRFLLQLENIPYIDKGSEDTKPRFFKKYTQ; encoded by the coding sequence ATGACCGAATCTTACTACACTTATTGTCCCTCCCCCATTGGCGACTTGCTGATTTTGTCTGACGGCGAACATATCACTCACGTTGATTTCGAAAAAGAACAATACGCACCGAACCCAAAATGGATTAAACGAAATGACTTACCCCTTTTCCAAAAAGTACATTCGGCTTTTAAGCGTTATTTCGACGGCGAACCGGAAACCTTCGCGGATATTCCGCTGAAAACCGAGGGCACCGCATTCCAACAAGCCGTTTGGCAAGCATTGCGTGGCATCGGCTACGGCAAAATTTCCAGCTACGGCGAATTGGCCCAAATAATTGATAAGCCCAAAGCCGTGCGCGCAGTGGGCGGCGCAGTGGGCAGCAATCCGATCAGCATTATAATTCCGTGCCACCGCATTCTCGGCAAAGACAAAACCTTAACCGGTTTCGGCGGCGGCCTAGCGGCAAAACGTTTTTTATTACAACTGGAAAACATTCCTTACATCGATAAAGGCAGCGAAGACACAAAACCGCGCTTTTTCAAAAAATACACCCAATGA
- a CDS encoding outer membrane protein transport protein, translated as MKKFHRSLFAIAILLAAGGVNAAAFQLAEVSSSGLGRAYAGEAAIADNAAVVATNPALMSLFDTNQFSAGGVYVDSKIRMEGQIALQGTALKADAHKSSVVPGSFVPNMYFISPINDKFAVGGGMNVNFGLKSEYEDNYAAGIFGGTTDLTALNLNLSGSYRVTEQFSAGLGINAVYAKAEVERTAGFLAPLMGAPAGTPLVHLQDKNAWGFGWNAGLSYQINERNRFGLAYHSPIDIDFKDHNALSRAAAPHRGGQLTGVGELTLKLPSYWEFSGFHQITDKLALHYSYKYTDWHRFKELRGTYQDGVDAFYKEENYRANSRIAFGATYALNDALTLRAGIAYDEAAATGKHASASIPDTDRTWYSFGATYKFTPDLSIDAGFAHLHGKKIQFTEESNFAGRKVVAQYRSKSRANLYGLNLNYRF; from the coding sequence ATGAAAAAATTTCACCGTTCTTTATTTGCAATAGCAATATTATTGGCTGCCGGTGGCGTAAATGCGGCAGCATTCCAATTAGCGGAAGTCTCGTCTTCCGGTTTGGGTCGCGCGTATGCCGGTGAGGCGGCAATCGCGGATAACGCAGCGGTGGTCGCGACCAACCCGGCGTTAATGAGCTTATTCGACACTAATCAATTCTCTGCGGGCGGCGTTTATGTGGATTCAAAAATCCGTATGGAAGGCCAGATCGCGCTTCAGGGCACCGCATTGAAAGCCGATGCGCACAAGAGCAGTGTCGTTCCCGGCTCATTTGTACCGAATATGTATTTTATTTCGCCAATCAACGATAAGTTTGCCGTCGGTGGCGGAATGAACGTTAACTTCGGTTTAAAAAGTGAATATGAAGATAATTATGCCGCCGGCATTTTTGGCGGAACAACGGATTTAACCGCGTTAAACCTGAATTTAAGCGGATCCTATCGCGTAACCGAACAATTTAGTGCCGGTTTGGGCATTAACGCCGTTTATGCAAAAGCTGAAGTGGAGCGCACAGCGGGATTTTTAGCGCCGCTGATGGGCGCTCCCGCGGGTACACCGTTGGTTCACTTGCAAGATAAAAACGCTTGGGGATTCGGTTGGAATGCGGGTTTAAGCTATCAAATTAATGAGCGTAATCGATTCGGTCTGGCCTATCATTCGCCGATCGATATTGACTTTAAAGATCATAACGCACTAAGTCGCGCCGCTGCACCGCATCGGGGTGGACAATTGACCGGCGTCGGCGAATTAACCTTGAAATTACCAAGCTATTGGGAATTTTCAGGATTCCATCAAATCACCGATAAATTGGCGTTGCATTATAGCTACAAATACACCGATTGGCATCGCTTCAAAGAGTTGCGTGGCACTTATCAAGACGGCGTAGACGCCTTCTATAAAGAGGAAAATTACCGTGCTAACTCGCGCATTGCATTCGGCGCGACTTATGCGCTAAACGATGCCTTAACTCTTCGTGCGGGGATTGCCTATGACGAAGCCGCTGCCACCGGAAAACACGCCAGCGCGTCCATTCCGGATACCGATAGAACTTGGTATAGTTTCGGTGCGACGTATAAATTTACGCCGGATCTTTCTATTGATGCCGGTTTCGCCCACTTACACGGCAAAAAGATTCAATTTACCGAAGAATCCAACTTCGCGGGCAGAAAAGTCGTTGCGCAATATCGTTCTAAATCCAGAGCCAACCTTTACGGCTTAAACTTGAATTATCGTTTCTAA
- a CDS encoding YfcZ/YiiS family protein — MSVKCKAEESLTCSCVDVGTIIDGSDCTVNVDQTFPSQADAEQAFARLTEKARRTESEPCEISGEIIAVECGAQLKARFTFCCQAEAMIFELANR, encoded by the coding sequence ATGAGCGTAAAATGCAAAGCAGAAGAATCGCTGACTTGTAGCTGCGTGGATGTTGGTACGATAATTGATGGTTCCGATTGTACGGTGAACGTGGATCAAACTTTCCCAAGCCAAGCGGACGCGGAACAAGCCTTTGCACGTTTAACCGAAAAAGCACGCCGAACCGAAAGCGAGCCTTGTGAAATCAGTGGCGAAATCATTGCCGTCGAATGCGGTGCTCAATTGAAAGCACGTTTTACTTTTTGTTGCCAAGCCGAAGCGATGATTTTTGAATTGGCGAACCGCTAA
- the purM gene encoding phosphoribosylformylglycinamidine cyclo-ligase, which produces MSKQSLSYKDAGVDINAGNELVERIKPHVKRTTRPEVIGGLGGFGALCAIPSKYKEPILVSGTDGVGTKLRLAIDLKKHDSIGVDLVAMCVNDLVVQGAEPLFFLDYYATGKLDVEVASDVVKSIAEGCVQSGCALVGGETAEMPGMYHEGDYDLAGFCVGVVEKSEIIDGSQVRNGDALIALGSSGPHSNGYSLIRKVIEVSGVNPATAELDGKPLSEQVLAPTKIYVKSVLSLIKKVNVHAIAHLTGGGFWENIPRVLPKNTKAVIDEKSWAWQPIFKWLQEQGNISTHEMYRTFNCGVGMVIALPQDQVEIALAILKQAGEKAWLIGRIEQAADDEEQVVIQ; this is translated from the coding sequence GTGAGCAAACAATCATTAAGTTACAAAGATGCCGGCGTGGACATCAACGCCGGCAACGAACTTGTCGAACGAATTAAACCGCATGTGAAACGTACCACGCGTCCCGAAGTCATCGGCGGACTGGGCGGTTTCGGCGCCTTGTGCGCTATTCCGAGCAAATATAAAGAGCCAATTTTGGTTTCCGGCACAGACGGCGTCGGCACCAAATTACGTTTGGCGATTGATTTGAAAAAACATGACAGCATCGGCGTGGATTTGGTCGCAATGTGCGTGAATGATTTAGTGGTACAGGGCGCCGAACCGTTGTTTTTCTTGGATTATTACGCTACCGGTAAATTAGATGTGGAGGTCGCATCCGACGTGGTTAAAAGCATCGCAGAGGGCTGTGTGCAATCAGGCTGTGCGTTGGTGGGCGGTGAAACGGCGGAGATGCCGGGGATGTACCACGAAGGCGATTATGATTTAGCCGGTTTCTGTGTCGGTGTGGTGGAAAAATCTGAAATTATTGACGGCAGTCAAGTGCGTAATGGCGACGCATTAATTGCATTGGGTTCCAGCGGACCGCATTCGAACGGCTATTCCTTAATTCGTAAAGTTATCGAGGTGTCCGGTGTCAATCCGGCGACTGCCGAATTAGACGGTAAACCGCTAAGCGAACAAGTGTTGGCGCCGACTAAAATTTATGTGAAATCTGTTTTATCCCTTATCAAAAAAGTGAACGTGCACGCCATCGCACACTTAACCGGTGGCGGTTTCTGGGAAAATATTCCGCGCGTGTTGCCAAAAAACACCAAGGCCGTGATCGACGAAAAAAGTTGGGCGTGGCAACCGATTTTTAAATGGTTACAAGAGCAAGGCAATATTTCCACTCATGAAATGTACCGCACTTTTAATTGCGGTGTCGGCATGGTGATTGCGTTGCCGCAAGATCAAGTAGAAATCGCATTGGCAATATTAAAGCAAGCGGGCGAAAAAGCTTGGCTTATCGGCCGTATTGAACAGGCCGCCGACGACGAAGAACAAGTCGTTATTCAATAA
- a CDS encoding sucrose-specific PTS transporter subunit IIBC, producing the protein MNFPKIAEQVIEKLGGKGNIATAAHCATRLRMVLNDESKVDKEGIDAIEGVKGQFSVAGQYQIIFGSGTVNKVHEELIKQLGIGDVSKAEVAEAAASNQGLLQRLVKGLADIFVPIIPAIVAGGLLMGIHSMLTSVGFFWEEHSVVTKYPAISDLVEFINTIANAPFVFLPVLLGFSATRKFGGNPFLGAALGMLLVHPALADGWNYAKTLMEGNIQYWNVFGLEIEKVGYQGTVIPTIISAWVLASLEKTFRKFVPSYLDNLVTPLFSLFIAGFLAFTVIGPVGREAGSLIATGLTWLYDTLGFVGGAIFGTFYAPIVITGMHQTFIAVETQLLAEMAQTGGTFIFPIAAMSNIAQGAACLGVALALKDPKVRGLAVPSGISALLGITEPAMFGVNLRYRQAFFAAMIGSGLASAFIAFFNVKAIALGAAGFLGVPSIKPDSLAMYSIGMMISFTVAFGLSFVMVKRANAKA; encoded by the coding sequence ATGAACTTTCCTAAAATTGCCGAACAAGTAATTGAAAAACTGGGCGGTAAAGGCAATATTGCCACGGCCGCTCACTGCGCAACGCGCTTACGTATGGTGTTAAACGACGAGAGCAAAGTCGACAAAGAAGGCATTGATGCTATTGAAGGCGTGAAAGGTCAATTTTCTGTGGCGGGGCAGTACCAAATTATTTTTGGTTCCGGTACGGTAAATAAAGTACATGAAGAACTCATCAAGCAACTTGGTATCGGTGATGTGAGCAAAGCGGAAGTGGCGGAAGCGGCAGCAAGTAATCAAGGCTTATTGCAACGCCTAGTAAAAGGGTTGGCAGATATTTTCGTCCCGATTATTCCTGCCATCGTGGCGGGCGGTTTGTTAATGGGGATCCATTCCATGCTTACTTCCGTCGGATTCTTCTGGGAGGAACATTCCGTCGTCACGAAATATCCGGCGATTTCAGATTTGGTCGAGTTCATCAACACTATCGCGAATGCGCCTTTTGTGTTTTTGCCGGTGTTGCTTGGTTTCTCCGCGACTCGCAAATTCGGCGGTAATCCGTTTCTCGGCGCCGCATTGGGAATGCTTTTGGTACATCCGGCATTAGCCGATGGTTGGAACTACGCGAAAACCTTAATGGAAGGCAATATTCAATACTGGAATGTATTCGGCCTTGAAATCGAAAAGGTCGGTTACCAAGGCACCGTCATCCCAACCATTATTTCCGCTTGGGTTCTGGCGAGCTTGGAAAAAACCTTCCGCAAATTCGTGCCGTCTTATTTAGATAACTTGGTCACACCGTTATTCTCGTTGTTTATTGCCGGTTTTTTGGCGTTTACCGTGATTGGTCCAGTTGGTCGCGAAGCGGGTTCATTAATTGCAACGGGCTTAACTTGGTTATATGACACCTTAGGTTTCGTGGGCGGCGCGATTTTCGGAACATTCTACGCGCCGATCGTAATTACCGGTATGCACCAAACTTTTATCGCGGTGGAAACCCAATTATTGGCTGAAATGGCGCAAACCGGCGGAACTTTCATTTTCCCGATCGCGGCGATGTCCAACATCGCGCAAGGTGCAGCTTGTTTGGGCGTAGCGCTGGCGTTAAAAGATCCGAAAGTGCGCGGTTTGGCGGTGCCTTCCGGTATTTCTGCCTTACTCGGTATTACCGAGCCGGCAATGTTCGGGGTGAATTTACGTTATCGCCAAGCATTTTTTGCGGCGATGATCGGCTCGGGCTTGGCAAGTGCGTTTATCGCGTTCTTTAATGTTAAGGCTATTGCCTTAGGCGCGGCGGGCTTCCTCGGCGTACCGTCCATCAAACCGGACAGTTTGGCAATGTACAGCATCGGTATGATGATTTCCTTTACTGTGGCGTTTGGCCTTTCTTTCGTGATGGTAAAACGTGCGAACGCAAAAGCGTAA
- the folD gene encoding bifunctional methylenetetrahydrofolate dehydrogenase/methenyltetrahydrofolate cyclohydrolase FolD, translated as MTAKIISGSALSKQIKAEIALQITQYRNEGKRAPGLAVILVGADPASQVYVASKRRSCEEVGIFSKSYDLPETMEEHALLALIDELNADETIDGILVQLPLPKHIRSEAVIERIKPEKDVDGFHPYNVGRLCQRIPTLRACTPYGVMKLLETTGIDLHGKHAVIVGASNIVGRPMSLELLLAGATVTVTHRFTKDLESHVRQADILVVAVGKPHLVPGEWVKQGAVVIDVGINRIDGKLVGDIGFEAAERRAAYITPVPGGVGPMTVAMLMNNTLYAYQHNCHSA; from the coding sequence ATGACAGCAAAAATTATCTCCGGCAGCGCTCTTTCCAAGCAAATTAAAGCGGAAATCGCACTGCAAATTACCCAATATCGCAACGAAGGGAAACGCGCTCCGGGGCTTGCCGTCATTCTTGTAGGAGCGGATCCCGCCTCCCAGGTTTACGTAGCAAGCAAACGCCGCAGCTGTGAGGAAGTGGGAATTTTTTCAAAATCTTACGATTTGCCGGAAACCATGGAAGAGCACGCATTGCTTGCATTAATTGATGAACTCAATGCCGATGAAACGATCGATGGTATTTTAGTTCAACTTCCGTTGCCTAAACACATTCGTTCTGAAGCAGTGATTGAACGCATCAAACCGGAAAAAGATGTGGACGGTTTTCATCCTTACAATGTCGGGCGCCTATGCCAGCGTATTCCAACCTTGCGCGCCTGCACACCATACGGCGTAATGAAATTGTTAGAAACCACCGGCATCGATTTGCACGGCAAACACGCGGTGATTGTCGGCGCGTCCAATATCGTCGGTCGTCCAATGTCATTGGAATTATTGCTTGCGGGCGCAACCGTTACGGTAACCCATCGTTTCACCAAAGATTTAGAAAGCCACGTTCGCCAAGCGGATATTTTAGTCGTTGCGGTCGGTAAACCGCATTTAGTGCCGGGCGAATGGGTGAAACAAGGCGCTGTGGTGATTGATGTCGGCATTAATCGTATCGACGGTAAACTGGTCGGCGATATCGGCTTTGAAGCCGCCGAGCGCCGAGCGGCTTACATTACGCCGGTACCGGGCGGGGTCGGTCCGATGACGGTCGCAATGTTAATGAACAATACGCTTTACGCTTATCAACATAACTGCCATTCTGCCTAA
- a CDS encoding ABC transporter substrate-binding protein, whose product MWKRYTKTALLSLVLSVNLQAKTITDVAGNQIDIADNVTRIADLWNANNQIVLLLGGMDKVVATTSYIQSNPWFAEVYPNIKNVTAMGSGRNLQTEELLGSHPDVVIVPTPMMVEELNRAKLKGVLAIFHDFEGLKKTVWLTAEIIGENAPAIAENYIKELDENIAFVAERTKGLAENDKPLAVHITGGESLTTIDGGKTIIGDWQRKGGARPAFPELENAVDVGLEEIIKANPDVITIGGGNAARAVTEIKQNPAWQTISAVKNGRVFVNPIGTFMWDRYSAEEALQVLWAAQIFHPALFKDLDMIEKTQAFYKKYYNYELTKENAKRILDALPPVK is encoded by the coding sequence ATGTGGAAAAGATACACTAAAACTGCATTATTAAGCTTGGTTTTATCTGTCAATTTACAGGCAAAAACAATTACTGATGTGGCAGGCAATCAAATTGATATCGCTGATAATGTCACGCGGATTGCAGATTTGTGGAATGCCAATAACCAAATTGTGCTGTTATTGGGTGGGATGGATAAAGTAGTGGCAACAACCAGTTATATTCAGAGCAACCCGTGGTTTGCGGAAGTTTATCCTAATATTAAAAACGTCACGGCTATGGGGAGTGGACGAAATTTGCAAACGGAAGAATTGCTAGGCTCTCATCCTGATGTAGTGATTGTGCCAACACCAATGATGGTGGAAGAACTTAATCGAGCAAAGCTTAAAGGTGTGCTGGCAATTTTCCATGATTTTGAAGGCTTAAAGAAAACCGTGTGGCTCACTGCAGAGATTATCGGTGAAAATGCTCCTGCGATTGCAGAAAACTATATTAAAGAATTAGATGAAAATATTGCGTTTGTTGCTGAACGCACGAAAGGTTTGGCGGAAAATGATAAACCATTGGCCGTGCATATTACAGGCGGTGAAAGCTTGACGACCATTGATGGCGGGAAAACTATTATCGGCGATTGGCAACGTAAAGGTGGTGCTCGTCCGGCATTCCCGGAATTGGAAAATGCTGTTGATGTCGGGCTGGAAGAAATTATCAAAGCCAATCCCGATGTGATTACTATAGGCGGAGGAAATGCTGCGCGGGCAGTGACGGAAATTAAACAAAATCCGGCTTGGCAAACTATAAGTGCGGTTAAAAACGGGCGAGTTTTTGTAAATCCGATCGGAACATTTATGTGGGATCGTTACAGCGCAGAAGAAGCATTACAAGTTTTATGGGCTGCTCAAATTTTCCACCCTGCTTTATTTAAAGATTTGGATATGATAGAAAAAACACAGGCATTTTATAAAAAGTACTACAACTATGAACTAACGAAAGAAAATGCCAAGCGGATTTTAGATGCCTTACCACCCGTTAAGTAG